A genomic stretch from Eubacterium sulci ATCC 35585 includes:
- a CDS encoding preprotein translocase subunit SecY produces MLKTVKQAIKVPEMRAKIIFTVMMLVIFCVGSHIPVPGIDRTQLASMFKNQGGLFDLFDLFSGGSFSNFTIFALSITPYVTASIIVQLLTVAFPYFERLAKEGNEGRKKMATITRYMTVGLALIQAFGLTIGLFRRAVVDQTWFSLVVIILVLTAGTAFLMWLGEQINENGIGNGISILIFAGIVARIPSDVRSIALQYKEGAINIITLILFIAFALLVVVGVIFIQQGTRRIPVQYAKRVVGRKMYGGQSTHIPLKVNQAGVIPVIFAVSLLQFPLTITYFLKSDSGFTAFVTKWLSPSGSPGVWVYAIFNIILIIAFNYFYTTISFNPIEVAQNMKSNGGFIPGIRPGKATIEYLAKVMGRISIVGALFLAIIATLPTLISQYTGLNIRFGGTSLLIVVGVAIDVMRQLENQMVMRNYKGFLK; encoded by the coding sequence ATGCTAAAGACCGTAAAGCAGGCAATTAAAGTTCCGGAAATGAGAGCTAAGATTATCTTTACTGTCATGATGTTAGTCATCTTTTGTGTTGGCTCACACATACCAGTTCCAGGAATCGATAGAACTCAGCTAGCGAGCATGTTCAAGAATCAGGGCGGACTATTCGACCTGTTCGACTTGTTCTCCGGAGGATCTTTCAGTAACTTTACTATCTTCGCATTAAGTATCACACCATATGTAACAGCCTCCATCATAGTACAGCTACTAACAGTAGCATTTCCGTACTTTGAAAGGCTAGCAAAAGAGGGCAACGAGGGACGCAAGAAGATGGCGACAATAACTCGCTACATGACTGTGGGCCTCGCTCTCATCCAAGCGTTCGGATTGACCATCGGTCTATTCAGACGTGCGGTAGTTGACCAGACATGGTTCAGCTTAGTAGTAATAATATTAGTGCTAACAGCAGGAACAGCCTTCCTGATGTGGCTTGGAGAGCAGATTAACGAAAACGGTATTGGAAACGGAATCTCAATTCTGATCTTTGCTGGAATCGTTGCGAGAATCCCTTCAGATGTTCGCAGTATCGCTCTTCAGTATAAGGAAGGCGCTATAAACATCATCACACTAATCCTATTCATCGCATTTGCACTGCTTGTAGTTGTAGGAGTAATCTTTATCCAGCAGGGTACAAGAAGAATCCCAGTACAGTATGCAAAGCGTGTAGTAGGTAGAAAGATGTACGGCGGTCAGTCAACACATATTCCGCTAAAGGTAAACCAGGCAGGTGTTATTCCTGTAATTTTCGCAGTATCACTGCTGCAATTTCCACTTACAATTACCTACTTCCTAAAGTCGGATTCAGGCTTCACTGCATTCGTAACGAAGTGGCTATCACCAAGTGGAAGTCCTGGTGTATGGGTGTACGCTATATTCAATATCATTTTGATCATAGCATTTAACTATTTCTATACAACAATAAGCTTTAACCCAATCGAAGTTGCACAGAACATGAAATCAAACGGTGGTTTCATTCCGGGCATTAGACCTGGTAAGGCTACAATTGAGTATCTTGCGAAAGTGATGGGTAGAATTTCTATAGTAGGAGCACTGTTCCTTGCTATAATAGCTACATTGCCAACGCTGATCAGCCAGTATACCGGTCTAAACATTCGTTTTGGCGGAACCTCGCTACTAATCGTAGTCGGAGTTGCAATAGATGTAATGAGACAGTTAGAAAATCAGATGGTAATGAGGAATTACAAAGGATTCCTTAAATAG